TGCcactgtaaatgtaaaggagGAGCCCATGGGGGGACAGGGTGCCGCATATAACCTACAATGAGGCACTCATGCAACTCGTGTTCCTGTACCTGCCCAATGTGACCCATGCTCCTACACCTACTACATGTGATCTGTACTGCTCAGCTAATCTGCCCTCTGCGGTTGTTCCCACAGGGTCCTTGGCTAGAAGATAGAAAGAGGAGGCAGCATACATCCATATTCTGCAGCTTGCCATGGACTGGAAGACCTTCCAGGCACTGCTCAGCGGAGTCAATAAGTACTCCACAGCATTTGGCCGCATCTGGCTGTCAGTGGTGTTTGTGTTCCGGGTGCTTGTGTATGTGGTGGCGGCTGAGCGCGTTTGGGGTGATGAGCAGAAGGACTTTGACTGCAACACGCGGCAGCCTGGCTGCCCCAACGTCTGCTATGACCAGTTTTTCCCCATTTCCCACGTGCGCCTTTGGGCACTGCAGCTCATCTTCGTCACCTGCCCCTCGCTGCTGGTGGTGATGCATGTAGCATACCGCGAGGAGCGCGAGCGAAAGTACCGTGTCAAGTACGGCAAGGAGGCCAAACTCTATGAGAATACTGGCAAGAAGCATGGTGGTTTGTGGTGGACATACCTGCTCAGCTTGTTCTTCAAGACAGGAATTGAAATTGCCTTTCTGTACCTGCTACACTTCATCTACGACAGCTTCTACTTGCCAAGACTGGTCAAATGCAACTCCAAGCCCTGCCCCAACCAGGTGGACTGCTACATTGGGCGCCCCACTGAGAAGAAGGTCTTTACATACTTTATGGTGGGGGCTTCAGCCTTCTGCATTGTGCTCAACATCTGTGAGATCATGTACTTGATCTTCAAGCGCATTGCACGTGTCGCCCGCCAGGTGAAGAGACAGACTCGCATTACGGTATCGCATCATAACGACTGCAAAAACAATGCATGCTGCAACTGTCACCTGCCCATGAACCTACTCGAGATCAAGCCCAGCCTCCGCATCAAGGAGGACATGAGAGCCTCCGCTCCCAATCTGTCCTGGACTCCCTAGGAGCTTCAGCAACCTTCACCACTTGGAGGACTATCAGTATCACAGCGATGGCCTGACTGACCTGCGAGCAGCACAACCACATGGCAGGGAGTTGTGAGGGCTGGACTATCATGGGGCAGCAGGCGGGGTGGGCTGCACGGTGCAGTGGCCATCCGCTCTGAAAAGTACACCATTTTAGGgacttttaattaaaaataacctaCAATCGAATGGAGTTCATTGGTTATTTAATATTTGTCATAATGAATTCATCCATCAATGTATGCATTATCCATAACGTTTAGACAACTGCTAATTTGAGTGTGTGCACTTGCATCCCTCTGTGGGGTCGGAAACGCTGTCTGCGCTGGAAAGACATCATTCTCTGGGGAATTTCCATGTGATTCTGACATGGACACCTTTCAAGAACTGTAGTATTGTACAAAAGCATCTTtttaagatttatttttttttttacattaaactTCACTATCGTTATTACTTTGCTGTcagtttgttttaaaaaattgaGTTGGGAAATGATTCTGCTGTTTCATATGAGCACTAAAATCCATCAACTACAAAAGGTGACAGAAAGAAAAGTCTCTCTGGCACGGAGACTTGTAATGATCTCAGAAACTCCAGGGCACAAGGTACGGGACACTCTGGGTGGGACAGCAGTCTACTGTACGGCAGGCACTCACCCAAGCACATGCTGAGGGCAACTCAGAGGCACATCCATCTAAACCACATGGCTTTGGACGACCAGAGAAAGCTGGAGAACCCAGAGCCCACATGCACATGGGGAGTACTAAAGGTACTAAAGCAGTTTAATGTCAATGTTTCAAAAGGGATGTGTGATGCTCCCTCCAGGGGGAAGACAGCCTGAGTGCCTAAGTGGCTCTGCCAGTCCTGAACTCCCCAGGTGTGCTGCCTCTGAGAAGACACGGAGGAGGTGTCCACAGCAAAAGCAGAACAGGTAGCACAAACAGCAAAAACTCCTGCCCCTCCCTGAACACGCCACCTTGATGCACTCCTGCTACTGGAACTCTTACGCAAGGTGCACTGTGACACGCACACTGTAACGGAGGCGTGGAGGGGCTTACTCACTGCCTGATGATCGGCTGCGTCAAGGACAAGGCTGACTGGCCAACCCTGAAGCCACAGAAGACATGTCACATATCAGATAATACAGGAGTTTGAAGTTGCAGATTTATCTCCTTGGGGGGTGGTTCATATATGAGCAATGTGTTCCAATTTGTTTTCACAATAGACAAGGAAATTTAAGGTATTTGGCAGTCGTGCGTCGACAAGCCCTAAAGTAGAGTAAATAGCTGAGAACAAAGTGTGAACAGTCAAGAGGCagcatgctgggacagaccCTGGAGCTTAAGGACGCTGCCGTCCTGGGCGGCTTAGCTAGTACAATGGGGATCTTTTTGAAGAAGATATCAGAGACAAAAAACCAATACCTCTAACTCTCATTACTTCACGGCTAACTTTAAACTGGGCCTCGATATATTGTACACCTCTGCATGGAAAATGTCACAGTCAGAGACTCAGCTAGTGAGGATAGATACATCTCACAGAAAACTCAGCAACACATTCAGAAGGTTTCCAATGAAACAAATTCCCTAAGTCACAtgtttgtaaatatatatatatgttttaaaTGTTATAATTGTAACTGAACTCtgactctttgcataaacttgtaattgtcaataaaagcctttgatACTTATGAAGTGCTTGTAACTATACTATACCATAGAAACATCTAACAAAACGATGTACAAACACTAAATCGACAAACTACTGGATGTGAAAAAAAATTCTTGTGTCATTCTGAACTTTTGGCCACATCTGTATATCCGCAGATAAGGTACGTCAGTATCAGTTgctcaaaacaaaacacaatcaCCATATTTTACTATAACAtagttttttccccaaaaattcTCAAGTTCATGAGAATGACCCATATTTTATTACACGTTTAATGGTTTAACTTAAACTTGTGAAGCAGAGATTATTCATTTCCAACAAAGATACTACTTGCAAGTTGCaagcctgtgtgtgtatatatcgtGAAGCACACAGTTTCGGTTACGTCAAAATGGGTTAGtgaaggggtcaccaacctttctgaaactgagagctacttcacaggTACTGAACCATACGAAGGGCAACCAGTTTGATACCCTCTTCTTAAATCATGTATAAtacacatgttttaaatgcttttttagatattgtcattttctaatctatataaatgcaaatgtgattaaagaagaacagCAACAGGATAAAACTAAATTTTATACGTTGCTCACTGgagagttgtgctatttttagaacaggtccgcgggcgactcctgtggtccttgggggcaacATGTTGGTGAGCCCTGGGTTAGAGGAAAAGGGTTGTACATCTCTTTTGACTTTTATTTTGGCACAGCACCCAAGACAGTGAGGAACTTGGGGAAAATCAGTAGGAGTGGCTTCTGGGGGGGGAGTTTTGGCGTTTTTTGGCGCGCCCCCTCCAAGTTCGAGGCTGTTCTTTTTTGGATGGGATGTTACTTCGGCTATTAAGGTTGTGGTAATCTGAATGTGGAGCCCTCCTTCTTTTCTGGAAAATGTATCTTCAGTCTCCTGAACCCTCACGCCTTACATATTTATTATAAATGTGTGTTTTCCCGATGTCTTAAGGTAGTATTTagaatgtgtgtatatacaggGATTGACCTAACTgctacgcaagtacgcattcacctttaaaagcgatatgtgcggcaatcgattgttgtaacagcgcgaatgcgtacttgcgccgatatgacaagaaattatcgtAGATTTTATCCTTTACATGCTCGTTCgtacttcatttgcggtatagAGGTTaggatgcacggtaatttcttgccATAtcggcgcaaatgcacataaaatacgtaTTTGCGCTGTTACATAAATCGATTGCTGcacgtatcgcttttaaaggcgaatgcgtacttgcgtagcagttatgtcaatccctgtGTATATGCTACCATAAGAAGtcaggaaaaaaagaaaccaAATGTGTAGTTAGGTTATTCCTCAACAACTATGTACACAGATAAGTAGCTCTAATACGGCTCCTGTAGTAACTGCACCTGTAGCTACTAGGCTACTGCAATAAGAGTCACAAGAACGGTACAGTATCAGTACGTGGATATGATTTAaataacaaaagaaactgaataACAATGTCAAGTACTACTTTGAAACCCCCGGGTGACTTATCTGATGTGATTTGAGCACTAACAGTTTTAAATGTTGACCCAGTTGAATAAAATGAGCAGTGCTCCCTTAAGAAGGAGAAACTCGAGGCGGGGCGTCCTGGTCGAAACGTCGGATCCGGGCAGGTACAACGGGGTGGGGCATCTCTGTGTGGCGGCCGCAGAGCTGACAGGCG
This portion of the Brienomyrus brachyistius isolate T26 unplaced genomic scaffold, BBRACH_0.4 scaffold118, whole genome shotgun sequence genome encodes:
- the gjb3 gene encoding gap junction protein beta 3, with the translated sequence MDWKTFQALLSGVNKYSTAFGRIWLSVVFVFRVLVYVVAAERVWGDEQKDFDCNTRQPGCPNVCYDQFFPISHVRLWALQLIFVTCPSLLVVMHVAYREERERKYRVKYGKEAKLYENTGKKHGGLWWTYLLSLFFKTGIEIAFLYLLHFIYDSFYLPRLVKCNSKPCPNQVDCYIGRPTEKKVFTYFMVGASAFCIVLNICEIMYLIFKRIARVARQVKRQTRITVSHHNDCKNNACCNCHLPMNLLEIKPSLRIKEDMRASAPNLSWTP